From the Brassica napus cultivar Da-Ae chromosome A8, Da-Ae, whole genome shotgun sequence genome, one window contains:
- the LOC106361414 gene encoding cysteine proteinase COT44-like isoform X2 → MASSTKLLSSLLLFVVVSLASGDEFTTINNHLNLPSDGSWRTDEEVRSIYLQWCAEHGKTSNNNGIINQQDERFNIFKDNLRFIDLHNENNKNATYKLGLTIFADLTNDEYRRLYLGARTESVRRITKAKNVNIKYSAAVNDVEVPETVDWRQKGAVNAIKNQGTCGSCWAFSTAAAVEGINKIVTGELISLSEQELVDCDRSYNQGCNGGLMDYAFQFIMKNGGLNTEQDYPYRGSNGKCNSLLNSRVVTIDGYEDVPTEDETALKRAVSYQPVSVAIEAGGRVFQHYQSGIFTGKCGTNLDHAVVAVGYGSENGIDYWIVRNSWGTRWGEDGYIRMERNLARSKSGKCGIAVEASYPVKYSPNPVRGTSSV, encoded by the exons ATGGCTTCCTCAACAAAACTCCTTTCTTCACTTCTCCTATTCGTCGTCGTTTCACTGGCCTCAGGTGATGAGTTCACCACCATTAACAACCATCTCAATCTTCCATCGGACGGCTCATGGAGAACCGATGAAGAAGTGAGGTCCATCTACTTACAGTGGTGTGCGGAGCACGGGAAAACTAGCAACAACAACGGTATCATCAACCAACAAGACGAAAGGTTCAATATTTTCAAAGACAACCTAAGGTTCATCGATCTACACAACGAGAACAACAAGAACGCTACTTACAAGCTTGGTCTCACCATATTCGCTGATCTTACTAACGATGAGTACCGGAGGTTATACCTCGGGGCAAGAACCGAGTCTGTCCGCCGCATCACTAAGGCCAAGAACGTTAACATAAAATACTCGGCCGCAGTAAACGACGTGGAGGTTCCGGAGACGGTTGATTGGAGACAGAAAGGAGCCGTTAATGCCATTAAAAACCAAGGAACTTGCG GAAGTTGTTGGGCGTTTTCGACAGCTGCAGCAGTAGAAGGTATAAACAAGATCGTAACAGGAGAACTCATATCTCTGTCCGAACAAGAACTTGTCGACTGCGACAGATCCTACAACCAAGGCTGCAACGGTGGTTTAATGGACTATGCTTTTCAATTCATCATGAAAAACGGCGGTTTGAACACCGAGCAAGATTATCCTTACCGTGGTTCCAATGGAAAATGCAATTCTTTACTG AATTCAAGAGTTGTAACTATTGATGGTTACGAAGATGTTCCTACTGAAGATGAAACGGCGTTGAAGAGAGCAGTTTCATACCAGCCCGTGAGTGTTGCCATTGAAGCTGGTGGAAGAGTTTTCCAACATTACCAATCG GGGATCTTCACTGGGAAGTGTGGGACAAATCTAGATCATGCAGTGGTGGCTGTTGGTTATGGTTCAGAGAACGGTATTGACTATTGGATTGTAAGGAACTCGTGGGGTACACGTTGGGGAGAGGATGGTTACATTAGAATGGAGAGAAACTTGGCAAGGTCCAAGTCCGGCAAGTGTGGAATTGCGGTTGAAGCCTCGTACCCGGTTAAGTACAGTCCAAACCCGGTTCGTGGAACCAGCAGTGtttga
- the LOC106361414 gene encoding cysteine proteinase COT44-like isoform X1, with the protein MASSTKLLSSLLLFVVVSLASGDEFTTINNHLNLPSDGSWRTDEEVRSIYLQWCAEHGKTSNNNGIINQQDERFNIFKDNLRFIDLHNENNKNATYKLGLTIFADLTNDEYRRLYLGARTESVRRITKAKNVNIKYSAAVNDVEVPETVDWRQKGAVNAIKNQGTCGSCWAFSTAAAVEGINKIVTGELISLSEQELVDCDRSYNQGCNGGLMDYAFQFIMKNGGLNTEQDYPYRGSNGKCNSLLKNSRVVTIDGYEDVPTEDETALKRAVSYQPVSVAIEAGGRVFQHYQSGIFTGKCGTNLDHAVVAVGYGSENGIDYWIVRNSWGTRWGEDGYIRMERNLARSKSGKCGIAVEASYPVKYSPNPVRGTSSV; encoded by the exons ATGGCTTCCTCAACAAAACTCCTTTCTTCACTTCTCCTATTCGTCGTCGTTTCACTGGCCTCAGGTGATGAGTTCACCACCATTAACAACCATCTCAATCTTCCATCGGACGGCTCATGGAGAACCGATGAAGAAGTGAGGTCCATCTACTTACAGTGGTGTGCGGAGCACGGGAAAACTAGCAACAACAACGGTATCATCAACCAACAAGACGAAAGGTTCAATATTTTCAAAGACAACCTAAGGTTCATCGATCTACACAACGAGAACAACAAGAACGCTACTTACAAGCTTGGTCTCACCATATTCGCTGATCTTACTAACGATGAGTACCGGAGGTTATACCTCGGGGCAAGAACCGAGTCTGTCCGCCGCATCACTAAGGCCAAGAACGTTAACATAAAATACTCGGCCGCAGTAAACGACGTGGAGGTTCCGGAGACGGTTGATTGGAGACAGAAAGGAGCCGTTAATGCCATTAAAAACCAAGGAACTTGCG GAAGTTGTTGGGCGTTTTCGACAGCTGCAGCAGTAGAAGGTATAAACAAGATCGTAACAGGAGAACTCATATCTCTGTCCGAACAAGAACTTGTCGACTGCGACAGATCCTACAACCAAGGCTGCAACGGTGGTTTAATGGACTATGCTTTTCAATTCATCATGAAAAACGGCGGTTTGAACACCGAGCAAGATTATCCTTACCGTGGTTCCAATGGAAAATGCAATTCTTTACTG AAGAATTCAAGAGTTGTAACTATTGATGGTTACGAAGATGTTCCTACTGAAGATGAAACGGCGTTGAAGAGAGCAGTTTCATACCAGCCCGTGAGTGTTGCCATTGAAGCTGGTGGAAGAGTTTTCCAACATTACCAATCG GGGATCTTCACTGGGAAGTGTGGGACAAATCTAGATCATGCAGTGGTGGCTGTTGGTTATGGTTCAGAGAACGGTATTGACTATTGGATTGTAAGGAACTCGTGGGGTACACGTTGGGGAGAGGATGGTTACATTAGAATGGAGAGAAACTTGGCAAGGTCCAAGTCCGGCAAGTGTGGAATTGCGGTTGAAGCCTCGTACCCGGTTAAGTACAGTCCAAACCCGGTTCGTGGAACCAGCAGTGtttga